ACAATTCCCGTCTCTCTGGAGGCTTCAATACATCTCTTATTAGGCCGTCCATCTCTGGAATTTTCAGTCGGAAACTCCTTCATGTATTCGTCATAATTAAGTATTTCTCGTCCAGTTTCAAAGCTTCTGATCCACAGTGGTTCTCCACTAGTAGCCATCTTTTTAACTTCTTCCATTGCTTGATTAACTACATGCATTATCCTTGACTTTTCAAGCCCAAAAATGCCCGTGTAATAATCTAAAGcgcttctattttcttcttcatttcctcCTGAACATGACGAGGAGCTATTATTATTCGGTGATGTCCCTATTGGGTATTTTCCCAATGCTGCCCTAAGCTTTTCAACCTGCATTCTCCAAAATTAGAAGCGCATGTTATATATGTACGAAGGGAGGGTATGTATCGTATAATTAATGGTTCAACTCAATCCAgcgttttatatatatatatagagagagattgttacaaaaatcaatatataatttatatatatcgGCTAGAAAAATTAAACAGAGAATctgaccggctatttgtgtaacaatccctatatatatatatatatatatgtgaaaattACTAGAATCATAGCAAATGATTGATCAGGTCTTTGGAGAAATATTTGgctgaaattgaaagaaaaaaggtatttaaaattgaatttgaaaaaaacacATTTGAAAGTTGGAGTTGTATTTGAGATGAATTAGCTTGGAAAAAGAGTTACCTAAAAACCATTACTATTTTCAAACCAGTTTTTAAACTTCAAATTCTCTATTCCAAGTTGAATTTTAAATAATGGACCAAATTGTAAAACAAACATTTGATTTGCAAATAATATTTCAAGTTGAAGATAAAATGATAAAGATAATTTTTATGCTCAATTGGGGCCAAATTTGAAATCATATACAATGAATTTAGCGAAATtcatcaaattttaattttgaatccggctctattatatatatatattgggacaCATCGATCAAAGTAATATATGCTTACTCTTCGAAGATAACGATTTGTGTTCAAATTACCTCAGCTCTAAGTCTGGCATTTTCGATTCTTAATTGATGTTCTTCAGCGGGGAGAGTAGGAGCATCATTGCTAGAGCAAGCAAGCCCGCAATTAGGACAAGAAGGATTCTTCAACGTCTTCCTTAATCCCTTATTTTCTTCACGAAGTTTTTCTATTTCAGCTTTTAACAAAGAATTTTCATGGCGTTCCTGTATTGCCTGCAAAATTTTCCACGTCACAATTTACACCAATTAATAACGAGACCAGACAAGACTTGACTTAGGACAAAAATATACTCAGTCCCTGGGGTTACGTACGGCGGTCTGTGACATTTATAATCATATCCAAGAAAGATTCATTGCTCTTTATATGTCCTCACTATTCAAGAATAGATTTTTAATAAAGTTCTACtctataataaatataattaccttaatttGAGTTCGCCGATTTTGAAACCAGAACTTAACTTGCCTTGGATGAAGACCTAATTGCTTACTGAGTTGCTGCCTTTGCTTCTCATCTGGATGCGGTGACTCTTTGAATAATCTGTCAAATAAAATGCATTTTTCATAAGTATTGAAGAAAGTAGAAAAGGAGACCCGCTCGCTTATGCATATACGTTCAAAAACTTAAGATTTACAGTTCTTGAACCATGTTACATGAGCTGCTGGTATTAGCTTTTTAATTACTCAAAATTAGATTAATAGTCGAAATAAAATTTAATGAATGATCAGCTGTCGGTTGACATCAGTTGTGACTcaataaatgaaagaaaagtagATTAAGAAGAATAAAACACAAGAATTAATTGACAAAACTAGCTAATTGCATGCTTTAGGGGGTTTATACAAATAATTTTGATGGAATGTATATACAGTATGTGTTAGGGAATTAATGACCTAAGATATATATGCATGGTAGAAATTACTGTCAGGGTTATGAGTTTTATCATTGAAGATTCTTCTGTTGTCAATTCAAAGTAAAACGCTTTAGCAAAAAGACAAGtttaaaagaaaaacacaaatggAAAAGTAATTTTTATCTTAAAATCGGATACTCATTTATTATAGTGAGAAGAGTTATATGAACTTACGCCTCCATTTCTCTAATTTGTTCAGCAGTGTGTCTgtgatatttctttcttttcttcttcttactGTTGTTGTTAGGATCTTCTTCATCTTCGTTCCAAGTTATATCGTCATGCTCAAAATCATCATCAGAACCGCGTGATCTCAGTGGTCCAGAAGTCTCGCTGCTAATCTCGACCGTTGATTCTTCTCTCGGCCGTCCTCTACTTCCACTTCCATCCTCAACCTCCTCCGTCTCCCCGTTTCCGCCATCTCGGAAGATTCCAGCCTTcaaaaaactcaaaacaaaaatTAGAAGCGATAAAACAAAAGCAGAATTAACACATacagaaaaaaggaaaaggaaaaggaaaaggaaaagggcgATTTTACGAAAgcataaaattaattaattactcaCGAGGCTGAGCGAGAGAGCAGGAGAGGGAAAGAAATCTTTGGTTTCATGAGGAGGAGGATGGTTATTCGACATGTCCACAACGCCCATGGCAGTAGTGTTTTTGGTGTGTTGAGGAATTGGATTATGGTGAAAATAGATTGAGAGACATAAATATAAACTGaatgttgatttttctttttactcTGTGCGTTTTTGAGTGTACGAATAAGACTGTTTATtggaggagagagagagagaagaaaaaaaatagtggGGTATAGATGAATTAAAGGATATAAAACAAACAAATGAAAGACCTGAGGGGGTGGGGGGCTGGTAGGAGTTGACTGTTAGATACGGTGGAGGGTCAGTGATTTTGGTCTTCAACTAACTTTTTATTACTCCACACTTAATGAACTATTACTCCTAAGCTTCAACTGCATGTTTATCTACTAGTAGTACTAGTTAATTGAACCGTGCCTTCACTTTTTTTTGTTCTCGCCGCCTGATGTCAGGTATTCGTTTTGGAGGCTCGATTAAATTTGGATTCGATTCGAAAAGTTCATCTCGGAGAAAGTGTTCTCTAACAAAGATAACTTTAGACCCAAAGTTCAAAGCTGAAACCTCTAATTAAAGATGAAAAAACACTTACATATCCATTATAATCCTCACTGATATATTGTGTCTTCACTCTTCACGCCGAAATGAGTAACATAATGTACAAGATTGTTCGTCATTATAATGAATGGTAAAAGTTATCTGTGTTTATACATCAAATTAATGGATGCAAAGATAAATATCTTTCATACAAGCATCTGTCACTTAAAATGGTTATCTATTCTCagtttaatttaaatattacaattaaattatttaatttgataTAAACATTAAATACATCTAGTTTAAACTTGATAAATAGCCTAAATGATAGTTGAGTGTAACTATTACTCCGTTCCTCCATCTCATTTTACATGAATATGTTTGACTAATAATGAagtttaaaatttatttgaattttaatttgttattttAAACATACAGAGATAATTTATTGGctataaaatcaataaaaattatgtcATAGATTAAAAAGCAAATTGTATCATATGAAATGGGATGGAGCGAGTATTGTTTAGATACCCTTGCATCATCTTAAGTCTTATTTCTTGCCATAATTGTATGCTGGCCTCCATTTTATCTTGTGTTTGTTATAAACCTGTGTTCGTAAATAatttctgcaaaaaaaaaaaaaaacagaagcaGTTGCAGAATAAATAAAGTTTCAAGCCCAACAGAAACTGtattttcttaaggaatttaatcccctcactgttgTCCAAGGTTGTTGGATTAATTCCTCTCAGGATAGAACGAAACAACTATTCGGTGATATCGATAATGAAAATTACCGAACTTCGTCAAACTCAACAAACGGCAGTAAACCACACTGATGCTTACATTTTGCTTGTTGGAAaacaatgcagaaatgcaaaagAGAGGGGAGAATATGTAGATTTCGGTGCTGAAAAATGAGGCAAAATCTCTGAATTTATAGCCAAACAGTCTGGGTTGAATAGGTGTGAAGGTACCTGTTTATATGAGGTATCATTTCGGCAGAAGTCTGGTCGCGAATTTTAAACTCAAAATGACCATTGGGAATGGGAACCACggattttaaattaaatttccgcgaaaaaatattagaaaagaaattaggtaggggtaagccgaagccgagcgagcgagcgacgacgacgacgcgaggcaccacttcttcttaactctttaagagctagaagatgtGCTTCTCTGTATAAGTACAaagattttctttctattttccaatgagggacaaagtgcattagtaaagGAAACAACTTCAAACTTTTCGTTTCCCTCCaaattatttttctctatttCCCATTCACACCTACTATCTAATTAGATAAAAATCCAACAATCCCCcatatgaatggggaatggctatctGAAAATATGCATgtatgaaaaactgtgtgatttacaagcaaagattaatcgcatctggataagtaggttttcctttgaacttttcacagtgaacttatgtcggatatactcggtcaatcggtagatttgatatttttgaacattagtgTATACCTaaacaaccataagtcacacaatcaatcctttaACTGCCTTTGATTCTCGTTGTtttgttcgtttcagccatgaacaccgcctggttcataagtgcgtagagaactggccttaaagaattctccttgaagcggcttacacttcacattTATAAAGGTTATTCCTAAACATGTTATCCAATatatacactatttgatatactccgtatcaaacttagaaaccattaaaaagcATTAACGCTTTATcattggtactgaacattgtctcatcacaaGAATAgaacaaaattttatttgacaatgttgaactgtCACTAATGACTTTgcttgatctccttgaacctagatcttgggatctctagtcttctaggtagagttaccgtcacAGTGACTTGTCCttggccatagtcccattccctttgatgatttATCAACCGCCTCTCTATTTAGGCTTTTTGTAAGCAAATCCGACACATTATCttttgactttacgtagtcaattgtgataattccactagagagtagttgtctaacggtattatgtcttcgtcgtatgtGACGAGATTTTCCGTCATACATATTGCTTCCAATCCTTCCTATTGCCACTTGACTATCAAAATATATGCATATAGGAGTCACTGGTTTGGgccaaaataaaatatatttcaagaaatttcggagccattcagcttcttctcCAGCCTTATCTAAGGCTATAAACTCAaactccattgtagagcgagcgATGCATGTTTGTTTAGTTGATTTCCAAGACacttctcctccaccaatagtaaacacgtatccacttgtggactttgtttcTACTGAGCCTGTGAttcaatttgcatcactatatcctccAATTACCGCAGGATACTTATTATAGTGCAAAGCATAATCTTGGGTATGTTTTAGATActccaaaactcgtttcattgccatccaatgagttTGGTCGGGATTACTTGTGTAACGACTCAATTTACTTACTGCACAAGCTATATCAGgtcatgtacaattcatgatatacattaaactTCCCAATACTTGAGCATAATCCAATTGAGATTTGCTTTGACCTAGATTCTTTGTAAGAGCCACATTTATATAAATCGGAGTCTTTGCGACTTTGAAATCTAAatacttgaatttttcaagtactattTTAACGTAATGAGATTGAGACAATGCCAGTCCTTGAGGAGTCTATGaattttaattcctagaattaaatcagcaactcctaagtctttcatatcaagcTTGCTAGCAAatatacgcttagtagcatttatatccgCAATATCTTTGCTCATTattaacatatcatcaacatataaacataCAATGACTATATAAtttggagtgtttttaatgtaaacacatttatcaCACTCATTAATCTTTAATCTATTtaccaacattgtttggtcaaatttcgcatgccattgtttgggtgcttgtttcaaTCTGTAAAGTGATTTAACAAGTCGTCACACTTTTTTCTTTTCcgggaaccacaaacccttcaggctATTCCATATAAATcccttcctccaaatctccatttaagaaagtcgtctttacatccatctgatggatttCAATACCATACACGGTGGCTAACGCTATTAACAATCGGTGTGTTGTAATCCTCGTTACCGgtgagtatgtatcaaaataatcaatACCCTCTCGTTGTCTAAACCCTTTGACAActaatcttgccttatatttgtcaatagtaccatcaactttcattttccttttgaaaatccatttagaacccaaaggtttatttcctggaggaagataaaccaattcccaagtatgattacttaatatggattatatctcactattgactgcttcttttcAATATTTTGCTTCCGAGGAAGACTTTGCTTCTTTAAACGTTTGAGGCTTATTTTCCAACAAAAATGCCAGAAagtctggtccaaaggaagtagttgtcctttgacgtttactacgtcttgaaTTTTCCTCACTAAACGTACTTTCCTTTGCTTCTTCTCGAGGTTGTTTAAATTTTTCACTAGACGACTTGCATTCATCTTTATACGAATGAATAtactcaaagaattcagcattatcggATTCGATTACCGTATTAATAtaaatgtcgggattttctgatttatgaactagAAAACGATATGCCTAACTTTTTCTTGCTTATCCTATGAAAACGCAATCAACCATTTTCGATCCAATCTTCACCCTTTTGGATTTAGGAATTTGCACTttagccaaacacccccacactttaaaatattttaagttcGGTTTTctacctttccatttttcatatggaatgatttgtgttttgctatggggaacTCGATTGAGTATTTGGTTAGCTGTAAGAAtagcttcccccacaagttctgggGTAAACCTGAACTTATCAACAAGGTATTCATTATCTCCTTTAacgttctattctttctttccgcaattccattagattgcgGTGAGTAAGGGGCATTTtttggtgaataatgccatattccaaacatatttcttcaaaaggagattcatgcTCGCCACCCCCTAtgacttcttatcattttgatctttttgtttagttacatttcaacttcatttttgtattgcttgaattcctcaattgcttcatctttactattaagtaagtaaatatagcaatatctagtactgtcatcaataaaagttatgaaatattcttttcccaccgcgagatggtattgacttcatgtcccaaatatctgtgtgaattaagtctaaatgatttgaattcctttcaatcgacttataaggatgtttaacatacttagatttcacacatatttgacatttcaaATTATCGCAAtcaaatttaggcaatacttccaagttaatcatttttcgtATAGTTTTGAAGTTGACGTGACCTAAACGtgcatgccataaattatttgactcaagtaagtaagaagaaacttgaactttattgatatcgatAGCTATTACATTCaacttgaaaaggccctcagttaggtaaccttttcctacatatacatcattcttacttattacaactttttcagaaacaaacacacacttaaatccaTTCTTGATAAGGAGTCCAGCAGAGACCAAATTCTTGCGAATTTGAGGAACATGGAGAACATTATTTAGAGTCACAACTTTGCCCGAAGTCATATTCAAAGATATCTTTCCAACTCCTTCAAACAACAGAGTATAAAATCACAAGGATTTTAATCTCGGATTGAGTAGAAAGTCcgaagattttaatctccaaaacgggagtagaaAATTGGTAGGATTTTAGTCTCCCAAAGCAGAAAGTAAGATGATCACATAATAtagaattaaattccttaagcttgttataaAACTGTGTTCGTAAATAATTTCtgcaaaaaaaacaaaacaaaaaaaaaatagaagaagtaaCAGAATAGAAACAGAATAAATAAAGTTCTGAGCCCAACAAAAAATTATGTTTCCGTAAGGAATTTAGTCTCCTCACTGTTGCCCAATATTATTAGAttaattcctcccaggatagaacaaaATAACTATTCTGTAATACTGGTAATGAAAATTACAGAACTTCGTCGACCTCAACAAACGACAGTAAACAACACTGATGCTTACGCTTTGCTTGTTGGAaaataatgcaaaaatgcagaagaGAGAGGGAAGAGTATGCAGATTTCGGTGCTGAAAAATGAGGCAAAACCTATGAATTTATAGCCAAACAGTATGGGTTGAATAAGTGCGAAGGTACCTGTTCATATGAGGTATCATTTCGGCAGAAGTCTGGTAGCGAATTTTAAACTCAAAACGAAgtcgaagccgagcgagcgacggcGACGGCGACGGCGTGAGGCACC
This DNA window, taken from Nicotiana tabacum cultivar K326 chromosome 4, ASM71507v2, whole genome shotgun sequence, encodes the following:
- the LOC107815348 gene encoding homeobox-leucine zipper protein GLABRA 2 isoform X3, yielding MGVVDMSNNHPPPHETKDFFPSPALSLSLAGIFRDGGNGETEEVEDGSGSRGRPREESTVEISSETSGPLRSRGSDDDFEHDDITWNEDEEDPNNNSKKKKRKKYHRHTAEQIREMEALFKESPHPDEKQRQQLSKQLGLHPRQVKFWFQNRRTQIKAIQERHENSLLKAEIEKLREENKGLRKTLKNPSCPNCGLACSSNDAPTLPAEEHQLRIENARLRAEVEKLRAALGKYPIGTSPNNNSSSSCSGGNEEENRSALDYYTGIFGLEKSRIMHVVNQAMEEVKKMATSGEPLWIRSFETGREILNYDEYMKEFPTENSRDGRPNKRCIEASRETGIVFMELPRLVQTFMDVNQWKEMFPSMISKAATVDVICNGEGANCWDGAVQLMFAEVQMLTPVVGTREVYFVRYCKQLSVGQWAIVDVSVDKVEDNIDASLVKCRKLPSGCFLQEQSNAHCKVTWVEHLECQKSTVHSLYRVIVNSGQAFGARRWIATLQQQCERLLFSMATNIPTKDTTGVATLAGRKSILTLAQRMTWSFYRMLGASSYNTWNKIPSKTGQEDIRVASRKNLTDTGEPQGVILCAVSSIWLPVSRNLLFDFLKDETRRHEVQRNPLQI